The Reyranella humidisoli DNA segment CGTCGATGTCTCCGGCGAAGGCCGGCCATTCGATCGACGGAATCACCGATTTCACGCGGTCGTAGAGCGGGGCGGTACGGGCCATCAGGTCCGGCAAGAAGGCTAACGACATCAGACACCTCATTATGCTCAACAAGAGCATTATATATTTATACTAAAAATGAGCATTAATGGCGTCAAGTTTTCAGATGGGGCGTGAGAGGGGGAGTTTGGTGCCGGCGACGGCGCGTTCTAGGACGACTTCGCGCCGGAAGCGGAACAGTTTCGCGGGCCGGCCTCGTGCCTCAGAGCTGCTGGCACCCGTCGGCTCGACCAGGCCCTGCTGGTCGATGAGGCGGCGGAAGTTCTGCTTGTGCATCGGCCGGCCTGCCAGCGCTTCGACTGCGCGCTGGAGCTGCAGCAGCGTGAATTCGGGCGGCATCAGCTCGAAGAAGACCGGCCGGTATTTGATCTTGGCCCTGAGCCGCGCGATGCCGGTGGCGAGGATCCGGCGATGGTCGTGGCGCATCGGCATGCCGGGCACGGGATCGGCCCCGGCTGACTTCGCCTCGGGTACGAGGCCCGCCTCGTAGAGCAGCTCGTAGCGCTGGAGGACCAGGTCCTCGTTCCAGTTCTCCAGCCCGTCACCGAAGGTCATCTCGATCCGTTGCTGCCGCTCGCGCCGGCTCGCCGGGTCACGGTCAGCTGCCGCCCATTTCGCGAGGTGCGGCAGGATCGATTGGGCGATCAGAGGCGAGGGACCCGTCCGCCAGTCCTCCCACGGAAAATAGCGATACCAGCTTCGCCATTCCGGATCGCGCGCGCCGGCCGACAGGCGTTCGCGGGTGAGACCTAGATAGCTGATCGACACGACGCGCTGCCGGCCGTGCGAGGCCGGGCGGTTGCGGTCGGCGAAGGTGTAGAGTTGCTCGACATAGCCGAGTGGATGATTTGTCTGCCGCTCGACCCAGGCCCGCACGCCGCTCTGCAGGGTGGGATGTTCGGTCGCGAAGGGTCCCGAAGGCAGCAGCGCGCCGTCGTCCAGCGTGAGGACCTGCGGCTGGTCTGCCGTCAGGGCGACGAGCACCGCATTGAGTTCGATGGCAACGGCGTCGGAGGTCGCGGGAGGCGGCGTCATGTCGGCCGCATTATGCACGAACGCGGGGTGACTTCGCGCCCGTCAACCCTTGTCCTTGCCCATCGCCGCTTTCATCAGGGCGATCGATTCCGGCATGTCCCAGTCGGCGTCGCCCTCGATGCGGCCGAGCTCGCGGCCCTTGGCGTCGACCAGGATCGAGGTCGGCAGCAGGGTGACGTCGAGTCCCTGCATCGTCTTGCGACCCTTGTCGAAGTAGATGCCGAGGTTCGCGAGCTTCTGGTCCTTGTAGAAGGGGGCGACCTTGGGCTTGGTCGGCCCGTCGATCGACAGCGGAACGATCAGGAACTTGTCCTTCGGGAAGGCTGCCTGCAGGCGGTCGAGGCTCGGCATTTCCTTCACGCAGGGCGCACACCATGTGGCCCAGAAGTTCAGCAGCACGACCTTGCCCTTGAGGTCGCCGAGCTTCAGCGGCTTGTCGTCGGCATCCTGGATTTCGAGGTCGGGCAGGGGCTTGGGCGTCCTGGCGAGCTTGAAGCGCTCCATGGCGCCCTTGGCCATGTCGGGTTTCACGCCGGCCACGCTCGGCGTGGCGGTGGCCGGGAGCACGAGGGCCGCCAGGGTGCCGCAAAGAATGTAGCGTCGGCCGGGGAGGAAATTAGGGACAGGATGTGCCATAAGCCGCGTTCCTAAAGGATCAGTGGCTTTAATTCATGGCACGGAAGAACACGACTGCGCGAGCAGCCAATCGTCGCTCCAACACGATGTGGGGCGGCCGCTACAAGCTCGGCCCTGCGGAAATCATGGAGAAGATCAACGCCTCCATCGGTTTCGACCGCCGGCTCTACGCGCAGGATATCGCAGGCTCCGTCGCGCACTGTGACATGCTGGTGGCCCAGGGCATCCTGACGGCCAAGGACGGCCGCGCCATCAAGCGTGGCCTCGCCCAGGTCAAGGCCGAGATCGAGAGCGGCAAGTTCAAGTTCTCGACCAAGCTCGAGGACATCCATTTCAACGTCGAGCAGCGGCTGACCGACATCATCGGCCCAGCCGGCGGCCGCCTGCACACGGCGCGCTCGCGCAACGACCAGATCGCGCTCGACGTGCGCCTGTGGGTGCGCGACACGATCGACAAGGTCGAGCTGATGTTGCGCGACCTGCAGGCCGCGCTGATCGACCGCGCCGACCAGTATTCCTCGACGATCATGCCGGGCTTCACCCATCTGCAGACCGCCCAGCCGATCACCTTCGGCCATCACCTGATGGCCTATGTCGAGATGTTCGGCCGCGACCGCAGCCGCTTCGCCGACTGCCGGGCGCGCCTCAACGAATCGCCTCTCGGGGCCGCGGCGCTGGCCGGCTCGCCGCATCCGATCGATCCGCGCAAGACCGCGAAGGCGCTGGGCTTCGAGCGCCCGATGGCCAACTCGCTCGATGCCGTGTCCGACCGCGACTACGTGATCGAATTCATCTCCGCGGCCTCGACGACCGCCGTCCACCTGTCGCGCCTCTCCGAGGAGATCGTGATCTGGTGCTCCGCGCCGTTCCGCTTCATCTCGCTGTCGGATGCCTTCACGACCGGCAGCTCGATCATGCCGCAGAAGCGCAACCCGGATGCCGCCGAGCTGACACGCGCCAAGGTCGGCCGCATCGTCGGTGCCTTCGTGGCGCTCTGCACCATCCTGAAGGGCCTGCCGCTGACCTACGGCAAGGACATGCAGGAGGACAAGGAGCCGCTGTTCGACGCCGCCGACTCGCTGGAGCTGGGCATCGCGGCGATGACCGGCATGATCCGCGACCTCAAGGCGAACCCTGAGCGCATGCGCGCGGTCGCCTCGGCCGACTACTCCGTGGCGACCGATCTCGCCGACTGGCTGGTCCGCAAGGTCGGCCTGCCGTTCCGCCAGGCCCATCACGTGACCGGCCGCCTGGTCGGGATCGCCGCCGACAAGGGCATCGACCTCGACAAGCTGTCGCTTGAGGAGATGCAGGCGGTCGAACCGAAGATCGACCGCAGCGTCTATCGCGTGCTGACGGTCGAGGCTTCGGTCAACGCCCGCAAGAGCCTGGGCGGCACCGCGCCGGCGAACGTCGTGCGCGCCGTCGCCGACGCGCGTCGCCGCTTCCTCGACAAGACCGGGGGCCGCTGACGATGAGCTTCTTCAGCTACAAGGACGGCGAGATGTACGCCGAGGGCGTTACGCTGGCCGCCATCGCCGCGCAGGTCGGCACGCCGTTCTACTGCTATTCGGCCGCCGCGCTGCGCGCCGGCTGGAAGGAGTTCGCCGACGGCATCAAGGGCATGAACGCCAGCGTCGCCTACGCGATGAAGGCCAACAGCAGCCAGGCCGTCATCCGCCTGTTCGGCGAGATGGGGGCGGGCGCCGATATCGTGTCGGTGGGCGAGATGAAGCGGGCTCTGGCGGCTGGCATCCCGGCCAGGCGCATCATTTATTCCGGCGTCGGCAAGAAGGCGTCGGAATTGATGGCCGCGCTCGAAGCCGGCATCGGCCAGATCAACGTCGAAAGCTCGGCCGAGCTCGAGACGTTGAACGCCGTGGCGGGACAGCTCGGCCTCAAGGCCGACATCACGATCCGCGTGAACCCGGACGTCGACGCCAAGACGCACGCCAAGATCACGACCGGCCGCAAGGAGAACAAGTTCGGCATCGACATCGACCTGGCGCGCGAGGCCTTCGGGCTGGCCGGTCGGCTGCCGAACCTGAACGTCGTCGGTGTGGCGATGCACATCGGCTCGCAGCTCACCTCGCTCACGCCCTATCGCGATGCGATCGTGCGGGTCCGAGAGCTGATCGGGCAGCTCCGCCAGGATGGCCATTCGATCGACCGCTTCGACATCGGCGGCGGCCTGGGGATTGTTTACGCCGACGAGAAGCCGCCCTCGATCGCCGACTTCATGGCGGTCGTGGCGCGCGAGACCGAAGGCCTGGGCTGCGAACTGTCCTTCGAGCCGGGCCGCCGGCTGGTGGGCGAGGCAGGCGTGCTGGTGGGCGAGGTGATCCTCGTGAAGCCCGGCTCCGCCAAGACTTTCGTCATCGTGGATGCGGCGATGAACGACCTGATCCGGCCGACCCTCTACGAGGCGTGGCACGATATCCTGCCGGTCCGGCAGCCACGCCCCGATGCCGCCACGATCCGTTGCGACATTGTCGGTCCCATCTGCGAGTCCGGCGACTTCCTCGCGCAGAATCGTGATCTGCCGCCGCTGGTTGCCGGAGACCTCGTCATGATACGCTCGGCGGGCGCTTATGGGGCGGTGATGGCGTCGAGCTACAACAGCCGGCCGCTGGCGCCCGAGGTGATGGTGGATGGCACGAGGTTTGCGGTTACGCGACCGAGGCCCACCGTTGAGGACATGATCTCCGCAGAGCGGCTCCCGCCCTGGATGGAGCCGACAAAGGCCTAACGAAAGGACGTCGATGGACGCCAGCCAGACCACCCCGACGATCCAGGCCCCAGGGCTGGGACGCAAGATTGGTTTGGCGTGGGCGGCTTTGGCTTGGGAAGGCCTGTGGCCGCGCGTCGTGCCGCTGCTCTCCTGCGTCGCCCTGTTCGTCGCGGCCGCCCATCTCGACCTGTTCGCCGGCCTCGACCCTTGGGCCCATACGGGTATTCTGGGCGCCTTGGCGCTGGCCTTCGCCGGTCTTGCCTGGTGGCAGCTGCGTGATTTCTCATGGCCCGCGCGGAAAGAGGCGACCCGTCGCCTTGAACGCGACAGTGAGATCCCGCACCGGCCGCTGGCCGCCGTGCAGGACAATCTTGCTGCCGGCAACACCGATCCGATGGCCGTGGCCCTCTGGGAAGCCCATCGCCGCCGCGAGGCCGAGCGCCTCGCCAGCCTGAGCAACAAGGCCGCCCATCCGGGCCTCGCCAGCCTCGACAAGTGGGCGCTGCGCTTCGTGCCGCTGCTGGCGCTGGTCGTCGCCATTGCCGCCGCGGGCGGCTGGCGCAGTGACCGCATGGCCGCCGCCGTGACGCCGGCGTTCCCGCCGCCGCCGCCGGTCGTTGCCAACCTGTGGATCGCCCCGCCGGCCTATACCGGCAAGCCGCCGGTCTATCTGGACATGGCCGAGCACGACAAGGTGCTGCGCATTCCTGTCGGCAGCAAGATCGCTGGCTTCGTTGACGACACGCGCGGCCGCAAGCCGCCGGTTCTGTCGATCGACGGCAAGACCACCGAATTCTCGACGGTCAGCAAGGGCAAGTACCAGGTCGAGGAGACCATTACCGAGGGCAAGCAGATCACCCTGCAGGCGCGCGGCGACGAGCAGGCGCGCTGGAAGCTTCACGTCATCCCCGACCTCGCCCCGACCGTCGACTTCGCCCGTCCGATCGGCGTGGACAAGTGGTCGACCAAGATCGAGTACATCGGCGGCGACGATTTCGGCGTGACCGGCGTCCAGCTCCAGATGCGCCTTCACGGCAGCGTGCTGGGCGACGACGCGCTCAGCAGCGACGAGGAGCCGGAGGTGCTGCGCGTCGACCTGCCGGTCGCGGGCAACTCCAAGAAGATCGCCGACACCTTCGTGCGCGACCTCACCAGCCATCCGTGGGCCGGCCTCAAGGTCACGGTGATGCTGTTCGCCACCGATGCGCTCGGCCAGAAGGGCCGCAGCTCGGTCGAGACGTTCCTGTTGCCGGAGCGGGTGTTCAACGACCCGACCGCGCGGGCGCTCATCGTCCTGCGCAAGGCGCTGACGCGCGATCCCAAGGGCTATCGCATCGACGTCGCCGATGGCATGCGCCTGGTCCATGCGAATCCCAAGAGCTACCGCGAGGATCCGGTCGTCCAGCTCGGCCTGCGCATCGGCTCGGTGCGGCTGGCCCAGAAGGACGACAAGGAGACGATCGTCGACACGCAGAAGCTGCTGTGGGACCTGGCGATGCGCCTGGAGAGCGGCTCGACGTCGGATGCCGAGCGCGCCGTCGAGCAGGCGCGTCAGGAACTGCGTGACGCCATGCAGCGCCAGGCCGGCGACGAGGAGATCGAGAAACTGATCCAGCAGCTCTACGACGCCATGGCGCGTTGGCAGCGCGAGCTGGCGGAGAAGATGAAGGATCCCGACGAGCGCCGCCGCATGGAAGAGCAGGCGGAGAAGATGGATCCCAACAACACCATCACCGGCGACGACCTGCAGAAGATGCTCGACAAGATTCGCGAGATGGCCAAGAACGGCCAGCGCGAAGAGGCCAAGCGCATGCTCGAGGAGCTGCGCAAGATGATGGAGAACGCCACCCCGATGATGGCGAACCCCAACGGCCAGCAGCGCCAGCAGCAGGGGCAGAAGGGCCAGCAGGGCCAGGGCAACCAGCAGGGTCGCGAGATGATGAACCAGCTCGACCAGCTGTCTCGCCGGCAGAACCAGCTGCTGGGCGAGTCCGAGCGGGAAGGGCGACAGCAGGGACAACAGGGCCAGCGCGGTCAGCAGGGACAGCAAGGCCAGCAGGGTCAACGCGGCCAGCAAGGGCAACAAGGCCAGCAGGGTCAGGGCCAGCAGCCCGGTCAGGGACAAGGCCAGGGGCAGGGCCAGTGGGGCGAACAGCAGCGCGGCCAGCAGGAAGGCCTGCGCGGTCGGCTCGGCGACTTCATGAAGAAGCTCGACGAGAACGGCCTGCAGATGCCCGAATCGCTGGGTCGTGCCGAGCGTTCGATGCGCGAGGCCGAGGATGCCCTGCGCCGTGGCGATTCGCGCGAGGCCTCTCGGGCCCAGCGCCGGGCGCTCGACAATCTGCAGCAGGGCATGGGCGACATGGCCGAGCAGATGCGCCAGCAGCGCGGCCCCGGTAACAACCAGGACATCGCCGAGATCGAAGAGCGGGAGCGCCGTAGCGAGGATCGCGATCCGCTGGGCCGTTCCGATGGCAACTACGGCGACGCGATCGACTCCGGCGCCGACAAGGTGCCGCTGGAACTCGACCGTCAGCGCAGCCGCGAGATCCTCGACGAACTGCGCCGCCGCGCCGGCGACCAGCTGCGCCCGAAGGAAGAACTCGACTACATCGACCGTCTGCTGAAGACGTACTGATCTTCTCTGGATTCGATGTAAAAAATCAGCCCGAGCGGAGTCGCGCGCAGGACGACGGACATTGGTTCGTCCGCGTGGGGCCGATTTACCCGGCCGTCTTCTCGACCACCCCAATGTAGGGCAGTCCGCGGAAGCGGTGGGCCCAGTCGAGGCCGTAGCCTACGAGAAATTCGTCGCCGGCCTCGAAGCCCACGAAGTCGGCGGCCAGTGCGGTTCGACGCTTGGCCGGCTTGTCGAGCAGGGTGCAGATCGACACGCGCCGCGCACCGCGTTCTTCCAGCAGCTTCTTGGCGAAACTGAGCGTCAGGCCGGATTCCAGAATGTCGTCGACCAGCAGCACGTCGCGTCCGCGCACGTCGTCGACGATGTCACGCACGATGCGGACGTTGCCGCTCGTCTCGGTCCCGCTGCCGTAGCTGGAGAGCGTGAGGAAATCCATCGACCAGTCGGCCCCGGCGCGGCTCAGCGCCCGGATCAGGTCGGCCGCGAAGACGAAGCTGCCCTTCAGGACGGACACGACCAGAGTGTCCGGTTCAAGCTTGCCGGCAAGGTCGGTGGCCATCTCCTCGACGCGCGAGGCGATCTCGGCGGCGGAGAAGCGAATGGAGACGATGGGGCGGTCGGGGGGAGTGCGATCGGGCATCAGTCAACGGTCGGTATGATGTTGGTTGCCCCGGCAGGGGGCTCGTCCAGGGGCAGCTTGAAGCTCATGCGGGCGCCCGGTGGGATCGGTCCCTCGATCAGCGGCATCACGCGCTCGGCCAGGATCTCGTTGCCCGCCCGGAAGACCAGCTTCAACCGGCTGGTCGAGCCGGGCGCCGTACCGGTGTTCACCAGTTCGCCCTGGACGACGTAGCGCCCGTCGATCAGGTCGATCTTCGTGGCGGCCATGTCGATGCCGACTTGCGGTCGCGCCGGCGCCGCGGCAGCGCCCTTCGGATGAAGCAGGGTGCGCCACGATTCGGGCAGGCGGGCCTTGATCTCGGCCCGATATGCGTAGCCCGCACCGCCGAACAGCACGGAAAATACGATCACGAAGGCGATCCACGTGCCCCAGTTGCTTTTTCTCGGAGGCGGTGTCGTCAGCGCCGGCAGGCCGGCGCCGGGCGTGGAGGGACGGATGACGAAGTCCGGAACGGCGGCAGCCGATGCTTCGCTGTCGGCGGGCGCTGCTGCTGGCATCGGCGCGGCCGGCTCCTGGAACCAGCGATGATTGCACCGGACGCACTGGACGGTCCGGCCGGACGGACCGATCGCCGCCGGATCGACGGCATAACGGGTGCCGCAGTTTGAACAGGTTACTTGCATGATGAGCGGGGTATACCCCACCAGATGTGCTTTGCGAGCGGACACTAGGCCACTAAAACTTGGCATACAAGCAACACGTCGTTCACGCATACAATTGAAATGATTGGCCTCGGGCTGCGCTCGTTCTTCTTCAACGTCGGCTGGTATGCCGGGACGACGATCATCGCCATCGTCGGCTCGCCGATCCTGCTGATGCCACGGCGATTCGTGGTCGCCTGGTCGCTCTTCTGGATCGACTTCTGCCTGTGGTGGCTGCGGATCACCTGCCGGTTGGCGCATCGCGTAGGCGGGCTGGAGAACATGCCGGCCGGTCCGGTCATCTTCGCCTGCAAGCACCAGTCGTCGTGGGAGACGCTGGCTTTCTCCCGCCTGTTTCCCGGCGCGGCGACGGTGATGAAGCGCGAACTGGTGCTGATCCCCGTCGTCGGCTGGGCGATGGCGCGGGTAGGCAACATCGCCGTCGAACGCGGCGACGGCTCAAAGGCGCTGCGCGGGCTGGTGAAACAGGCGAGGGCGACGCTGGCCGAGGGCCGGTCGATCCTGATCTTCCCGGAAGGCACGCGCGTGGCGGTGGGCGACGAGCGGCCCTACCAGGTGGGCACGGCGGCGCTCTATCGGCAACTCGGCGTGCCGGTCGTGCCGGTCGCGCTCAATTCCGGCCTGTTCTGGGGACGGCGCAAGTTCATCAAGCGGCCCGGCGTGATCGATGTCGAAATCCTGCCGGCCATCCCGCCGGGCCTCAGCCGGGACGTCTTCATGACCACCCTGCGCGAGCGGATCGAAGGCGCCACGAACCGGCTCGTTGCTGCAGCCCGTGAAGGCGAACAAAAATAGAACAATCTGTTGATATCGTCCGGCCTTGGGCCTAACTTTTCCCGATGGATTGGGCTCCGGTCTCCCAGCGCATCTGGGACATGAAATACCGCTTCAAGAATGACGCGGACCTCGAAGCGACCTGGTGGCGGGTGGCGCGGGCGCTGGCGGCGCCGGAGCGCGATCCCGAGCTTTGGGCCGGGCGCTTCCACGAGGCACTGTCGGGCTTCAAGTTCCTTCCGGCCGGCCGGGTGATCGCGGGCGCCGGCACGGGCCGCAGCGTCACCCTCTTCAACTGCTTCGTGATGGGTACGATCCCCGACGACATGTCGGGCATCTTCGAGAGCCTGCGCGAGGCGGCCCTCACGATGCAGCAGGGCGGCGGCATCGGGCACGATTTCTCCAGCCTGCGGCCGCAGGGTGCGCCGGTGATAGGGGTGGGCGCGGACGCGTCCGGTCCCTTGTCCTTCATGGACGTCTGGGACGCGATGTGCCGAACGATCATGAGCGCGGGCTCCCGTCGCGGCGCCATGATGGCGACCCTGCGCTGCGACCATCCCGACATCGAGGCCTTCATCGACGCCAAGCGCGATCCCAAGCGCCTGCGCATGTTCAACGTCTCGGTGCTGGTCACCGACGACTTCATGAAAGCGGTCGAGAACGACGCCGACTGGCCGCTGGTGTTCGGCGGCAGGACGTTCAGGACAGTGAAGGCCACGGCGCTGTGGGAGCGCATCATGCGCGCGACCTACGATGTCGCCGAGCCCGGCGTCATCTTCATCGATCGCGTGAACCGGCGGAACAACCTGCGTTACTGCGAGAGCATCCAGGCTACGAATCCTTGCGGCGAACAGCCCTTGCCCCCGTACGGCGCCTGCCTGCTGGGGTCGATCAACCTCGCCACGCTGGTGAAGGCGCCGTTCACGCCGCAGGCCGAGCTGGACATGGAGGCGCTGGAGCGGCTGGTGCCGCTCGCGGTGCGCATGCTCGACAATGTGATCGACGTGTCGCGCTTCCCGCTGCCGCAGCAGGAAAAGGAGGCCAAGGCCAAGCGCCGCATCGGCCTCGGCGTGACGGGCCTCGCCGATGCGCTGATTTTCTGCGGCGTGCGATATGGTTCGCCCGAAGCGGTGCGTCTGACGCGCGAATGGCTGGGGGCCGTGCAGCGCCTTTCCTACCTGGCGTCGGCGGACATCGCCGCCGAAAAGGGCAGCTTCCCACTTTACGATCGCGGGAAGTATCTCGCGGGAGAGACGATCAAGGCGCTGCCCGAGGAGGCGCGGTCGGCGATCGGCCGCTACGGCATCCGCAACGCGCTGCTGAACTCGATCGCGCCCACCGGCACGATTTCCTTGCTGGCCGACAATGTCTCGTCCGGCATCGAGCCGGTCTTCGCCTTCAGCTACGTGCGTCATGTGCTGCAGCCCGACGGCACGAAGCGCGAGGAGAGCGTCGACGACTATGCCTTCCGCGCCTGGCGCGACGCCAGGGGCAACGAGGCGCCGCCGTCGGACGTCTTCGTCGACGCCCAGACGCTGACGCCCGCCGACCATCTCGCGATGCAGGCGGCGGCACAGGACTATGTCGACAGCTCGATCTCGAAGACCATCAACCTGCCGCGCGACATCGCCTTCGAGGCCTTCAAGGGTGTCTACGAGGAGGCCTATGCGCAGGGCTGCAAGGGCTGCACGACCTACCGGCCCAACGACGTGACGGGCGCAGTACTCGAAGTGAAGCCGGCCCAGACCGCGCCGGTGGAAGCACAGCCGCGTGCGCTGGTGCCGGCCACCGACGAAAGTGGCGTCGTCTACATCGCCCAGCCGCTCGACCGGCCGCAGGACCTGCCGGGCCGGACCTACAAGATCAAATGGCCGGGCAGCGACCATGCCATCTACATCACCATCAACGACCTGATGCAGGATGGACGGCGGCGACCGTTCGAGATCTTCATCAATTCCAAGAACATGGAGCACTACGCCTGGACGGTGGCGCTGACGCGCATGATCTCGGCGGTATTCCGCCGTGGCGGCGACATCTCGTTCATCGTCGAGGAGCTGAAAGCGGTGTTCGATCCGCGCGGCGGGCAGTGGATGGAAGGTCGCTACGTGCCCTCGCTGCTGGCCGCGATCGGTGGCGTTATCGAGCGCCATCTGGTCGAGATCGGCTTCCTGGCGCCGTCGGAGTCGCCGCGCCTGATCGATGCCGCCGAGGAGCGCATGCGCGCCGCCGCCAACGGTGGCGAGGGCCTGCGCGAGCCGCCGGTCTCGGCCAGCTCGGCCAAGACGATGGGTCAGTGTCCCAACTGCGGCGCGGCGGCGCTCAGCCATCAGGAAGGCTGCGACGTCTGTCTGAATTGCGGCTACTCGCGTTGCGGTTAGCCCAATGAAGGTTTGCATCGTTGGCGCCGGCGCGATCGGCGGTCTGATCGGAGCGCGGCTCGCGGCGAGTACCGATTGTCAGGTGAGTGCCCTGGCGCGCGGCGAGACGCTCGCGGCGCTGAACGCGGAGGGCTGGCGGCTCAAGCAGGGCGATGGGCTCATCACCGGCAAGGCGCATGCATCGTCGGATGCGCGCGAACTCGGTCCGCAGGATCTCGTGGTCGTCGCGGTGAAGGCGCCTTCCATGGCGCCGATCGCGGCGCAGATCGGCGCGTTGCTGAAACCGGACACGATCGTGCTGCCCGCCATGAACGGCGTGCCGTGGTGGTTCTCGCAGGGGCTTCCGGCCGTGGGCGAGCAGCCGCTGCAGAGCGTCGATCCCGGCGGGGCCATCGCCCGCGCGATTCCGCTGCGCCACGTGATCGGCTGCGTCGTGCATCTCAGCGCCGCGACCACGGAACCCGGCCTCGTCCAGCATCGCAACGGGATGGGCCTGATCGTGGGTGAGCCGGACGGCTCTACCTCGGCGCGCCTTGAGACCCTGCATGAGTTGCTGGCGAGGGCGGGCTTCG contains these protein-coding regions:
- a CDS encoding TlpA disulfide reductase family protein gives rise to the protein MAHPVPNFLPGRRYILCGTLAALVLPATATPSVAGVKPDMAKGAMERFKLARTPKPLPDLEIQDADDKPLKLGDLKGKVVLLNFWATWCAPCVKEMPSLDRLQAAFPKDKFLIVPLSIDGPTKPKVAPFYKDQKLANLGIYFDKGRKTMQGLDVTLLPTSILVDAKGRELGRIEGDADWDMPESIALMKAAMGKDKG
- the lysA gene encoding diaminopimelate decarboxylase, which translates into the protein MSFFSYKDGEMYAEGVTLAAIAAQVGTPFYCYSAAALRAGWKEFADGIKGMNASVAYAMKANSSQAVIRLFGEMGAGADIVSVGEMKRALAAGIPARRIIYSGVGKKASELMAALEAGIGQINVESSAELETLNAVAGQLGLKADITIRVNPDVDAKTHAKITTGRKENKFGIDIDLAREAFGLAGRLPNLNVVGVAMHIGSQLTSLTPYRDAIVRVRELIGQLRQDGHSIDRFDIGGGLGIVYADEKPPSIADFMAVVARETEGLGCELSFEPGRRLVGEAGVLVGEVILVKPGSAKTFVIVDAAMNDLIRPTLYEAWHDILPVRQPRPDAATIRCDIVGPICESGDFLAQNRDLPPLVAGDLVMIRSAGAYGAVMASSYNSRPLAPEVMVDGTRFAVTRPRPTVEDMISAERLPPWMEPTKA
- a CDS encoding DUF3426 domain-containing protein, which produces MPAAAPADSEASAAAVPDFVIRPSTPGAGLPALTTPPPRKSNWGTWIAFVIVFSVLFGGAGYAYRAEIKARLPESWRTLLHPKGAAAAPARPQVGIDMAATKIDLIDGRYVVQGELVNTGTAPGSTSRLKLVFRAGNEILAERVMPLIEGPIPPGARMSFKLPLDEPPAGATNIIPTVD
- the argH gene encoding argininosuccinate lyase, which produces MARKNTTARAANRRSNTMWGGRYKLGPAEIMEKINASIGFDRRLYAQDIAGSVAHCDMLVAQGILTAKDGRAIKRGLAQVKAEIESGKFKFSTKLEDIHFNVEQRLTDIIGPAGGRLHTARSRNDQIALDVRLWVRDTIDKVELMLRDLQAALIDRADQYSSTIMPGFTHLQTAQPITFGHHLMAYVEMFGRDRSRFADCRARLNESPLGAAALAGSPHPIDPRKTAKALGFERPMANSLDAVSDRDYVIEFISAASTTAVHLSRLSEEIVIWCSAPFRFISLSDAFTTGSSIMPQKRNPDAAELTRAKVGRIVGAFVALCTILKGLPLTYGKDMQEDKEPLFDAADSLELGIAAMTGMIRDLKANPERMRAVASADYSVATDLADWLVRKVGLPFRQAHHVTGRLVGIAADKGIDLDKLSLEEMQAVEPKIDRSVYRVLTVEASVNARKSLGGTAPANVVRAVADARRRFLDKTGGR
- a CDS encoding NUDIX hydrolase — encoded protein: MTPPPATSDAVAIELNAVLVALTADQPQVLTLDDGALLPSGPFATEHPTLQSGVRAWVERQTNHPLGYVEQLYTFADRNRPASHGRQRVVSISYLGLTRERLSAGARDPEWRSWYRYFPWEDWRTGPSPLIAQSILPHLAKWAAADRDPASRRERQQRIEMTFGDGLENWNEDLVLQRYELLYEAGLVPEAKSAGADPVPGMPMRHDHRRILATGIARLRAKIKYRPVFFELMPPEFTLLQLQRAVEALAGRPMHKQNFRRLIDQQGLVEPTGASSSEARGRPAKLFRFRREVVLERAVAGTKLPLSRPI
- a CDS encoding TIGR02302 family protein, which produces MDASQTTPTIQAPGLGRKIGLAWAALAWEGLWPRVVPLLSCVALFVAAAHLDLFAGLDPWAHTGILGALALAFAGLAWWQLRDFSWPARKEATRRLERDSEIPHRPLAAVQDNLAAGNTDPMAVALWEAHRRREAERLASLSNKAAHPGLASLDKWALRFVPLLALVVAIAAAGGWRSDRMAAAVTPAFPPPPPVVANLWIAPPAYTGKPPVYLDMAEHDKVLRIPVGSKIAGFVDDTRGRKPPVLSIDGKTTEFSTVSKGKYQVEETITEGKQITLQARGDEQARWKLHVIPDLAPTVDFARPIGVDKWSTKIEYIGGDDFGVTGVQLQMRLHGSVLGDDALSSDEEPEVLRVDLPVAGNSKKIADTFVRDLTSHPWAGLKVTVMLFATDALGQKGRSSVETFLLPERVFNDPTARALIVLRKALTRDPKGYRIDVADGMRLVHANPKSYREDPVVQLGLRIGSVRLAQKDDKETIVDTQKLLWDLAMRLESGSTSDAERAVEQARQELRDAMQRQAGDEEIEKLIQQLYDAMARWQRELAEKMKDPDERRRMEEQAEKMDPNNTITGDDLQKMLDKIREMAKNGQREEAKRMLEELRKMMENATPMMANPNGQQRQQQGQKGQQGQGNQQGREMMNQLDQLSRRQNQLLGESEREGRQQGQQGQRGQQGQQGQQGQRGQQGQQGQQGQGQQPGQGQGQGQGQWGEQQRGQQEGLRGRLGDFMKKLDENGLQMPESLGRAERSMREAEDALRRGDSREASRAQRRALDNLQQGMGDMAEQMRQQRGPGNNQDIAEIEERERRSEDRDPLGRSDGNYGDAIDSGADKVPLELDRQRSREILDELRRRAGDQLRPKEELDYIDRLLKTY
- a CDS encoding lysophospholipid acyltransferase family protein; amino-acid sequence: MIGLGLRSFFFNVGWYAGTTIIAIVGSPILLMPRRFVVAWSLFWIDFCLWWLRITCRLAHRVGGLENMPAGPVIFACKHQSSWETLAFSRLFPGAATVMKRELVLIPVVGWAMARVGNIAVERGDGSKALRGLVKQARATLAEGRSILIFPEGTRVAVGDERPYQVGTAALYRQLGVPVVPVALNSGLFWGRRKFIKRPGVIDVEILPAIPPGLSRDVFMTTLRERIEGATNRLVAAAREGEQK
- the hpt gene encoding hypoxanthine phosphoribosyltransferase, which encodes MPDRTPPDRPIVSIRFSAAEIASRVEEMATDLAGKLEPDTLVVSVLKGSFVFAADLIRALSRAGADWSMDFLTLSSYGSGTETSGNVRIVRDIVDDVRGRDVLLVDDILESGLTLSFAKKLLEERGARRVSICTLLDKPAKRRTALAADFVGFEAGDEFLVGYGLDWAHRFRGLPYIGVVEKTAG